In a genomic window of Glycine max cultivar Williams 82 chromosome 13, Glycine_max_v4.0, whole genome shotgun sequence:
- the LOC100819153 gene encoding protein LAZ1 homolog 1 isoform X1, producing MGLVGILCSSIFLFIPVESTSRAENMWHQNLGVDSTGTVSLTVFSASIFVLVALVLSMYLVFEHLAAYNQPEEQKFLIGLILMVPVYALESFLSVLNSDAAFNSEIIRECYEAFALYCFERYLIACLGGEEKTIQFMENMSLTESSIPLLKEAYAYGVVEHPFPLNIFLEDWNLGPEFYQSVKIGIVQYMILKMICALLAIILESFGVYGEGKFEWKYGYPYLALVLNFSQTWALYCLVQFYAVIKDKLKPIKPLAKFLTFKSIVFLTWWQSVAVAFLFYMGAFRGSLAQELKTRIQDYIICIEMGVAAVVHLYVFPAEPYKKGERCVRNVAVMDDYASLGSPLDPEEVQDSQRSTRTWLGAHNNEREKRPMKFTQSVCDVVVGSGEIIVDDMKFTVSHVVEPVERGIAKINKTFHQISENVKRHEEQRTRNTKDDCDLVPLRSRMSEFSDVHDIMGEGSVSDSGMSSGKRHHFQSKEASNHQK from the exons ATGGGTTTGGTGGGAATTCTGTGTtcttccatatttctttttattccagTTGAGTCTACTAGCAGAGCAGAGAATATGTGGCACCAAAACTTAGGTGTGGATTCCACGGGAACTGTGAGTTTGACTGTCTTCAGTGCAAGTATATTTGTGCTTGTTGCTCTAGTTCTCTCCATGTATTTGGTATTCGAGCATTTAGCTGCCTATAATCAACCTGAG GAACAGAAGTTTTTGATTGGTCTCATTTTAATGGTTCCTGTGTATGCATTGGAATCG TTTTTGTCAGTATTGAATTCTGATGCAGCATTTAACAGCGAAATTATCCGGGAATGCTATGAAGCTTTTGCATTATACTGCTTTGAGAGATATTTGATAGCTTGCTTAG gtGGTGAGGAGAAAACAATTCAATTTATGGAGAACATGAGCCTAACAGAATCCAGCATTCCTCTTCTGAAAGAAGCCTATGCATATGGAGTTGTAGAGCACCCATTTCCCTTAAATATCTTCTTGGAGGATTGGAATCTAGGCCCTGAGTTCTATCAATCTGTGAAAATTGGCATTGTACAATAT ATGATACTGAAGATGATCTGTGCATTACTGGCAATAATTCTTGAATCTTTTGGGGTTTATGGAGAGGGGAAGTTTGAATGGAAATATGG GTATCCATACTTGGCACTAGTTCTTAACTTTAGTCAGACATGGGCCCTATATTGCCTTGTACAGTTCTATGCTGTTATTAAAGATAAGTTGAAACCCATCAAACCATTGGCAAAGTTTCTAACTTTTAAGTCAATTGTCTTCCTGACATGGTGGCAAAGTGTGGCTGttgcatttcttttttatatgggAGCTTTTAGGGGGTCATTGGCTCAGGAGTTGAAAACACGTATACAAGACTACATCATCTGTATAGAA ATGGGCGTGGCTGCTGTTGTGCACCTTTACGTCTTCCCGGCAGAACCTTACAAAAAGGGAGAGAGATGTGTCCGTAACGTAGCAGTGATGGACGACTATGCATCACTAGGATCGCCTCTGGACCCTGAGGAGGTTCAAGATAGTCAGCGCTCAACAAGAACGTGGCTGGGAGCACATAATAACGAGAGAGAGAAAAGGCCTATGAAATTTACCCAGAGTGTTTGTGACGTGGTTGTTGGAAGCGGTGAAATT ATTGTTGATGACATGAAGTTTACAGTTTCACATGTGGTAGAACCTGTTGAAAGGGGCATTGCAAAGATAAACAAAACCTTCCATCAGATATCAGAAAATGTGAAACGCCATGAGGAGCAGCGGACACGAAACACCAAGGATGATTGTGATCTTGTTCCCTTGAGATCACGAATGTCAGAATTTTCTGATGTTCATGATATTATGGGTGAAGGAAGTGTCAGTGATAGTGGCATGTCCAGTGGAAAGCGACACCATTTCCAATCCAAAGAAGCAAGCAACCACCAGAAGTAG
- the LOC100819153 gene encoding protein LAZ1 homolog 1 isoform X2 yields MWHQNLGVDSTGTVSLTVFSASIFVLVALVLSMYLVFEHLAAYNQPEEQKFLIGLILMVPVYALESFLSVLNSDAAFNSEIIRECYEAFALYCFERYLIACLGGEEKTIQFMENMSLTESSIPLLKEAYAYGVVEHPFPLNIFLEDWNLGPEFYQSVKIGIVQYMILKMICALLAIILESFGVYGEGKFEWKYGYPYLALVLNFSQTWALYCLVQFYAVIKDKLKPIKPLAKFLTFKSIVFLTWWQSVAVAFLFYMGAFRGSLAQELKTRIQDYIICIEMGVAAVVHLYVFPAEPYKKGERCVRNVAVMDDYASLGSPLDPEEVQDSQRSTRTWLGAHNNEREKRPMKFTQSVCDVVVGSGEIIVDDMKFTVSHVVEPVERGIAKINKTFHQISENVKRHEEQRTRNTKDDCDLVPLRSRMSEFSDVHDIMGEGSVSDSGMSSGKRHHFQSKEASNHQK; encoded by the exons ATGTGGCACCAAAACTTAGGTGTGGATTCCACGGGAACTGTGAGTTTGACTGTCTTCAGTGCAAGTATATTTGTGCTTGTTGCTCTAGTTCTCTCCATGTATTTGGTATTCGAGCATTTAGCTGCCTATAATCAACCTGAG GAACAGAAGTTTTTGATTGGTCTCATTTTAATGGTTCCTGTGTATGCATTGGAATCG TTTTTGTCAGTATTGAATTCTGATGCAGCATTTAACAGCGAAATTATCCGGGAATGCTATGAAGCTTTTGCATTATACTGCTTTGAGAGATATTTGATAGCTTGCTTAG gtGGTGAGGAGAAAACAATTCAATTTATGGAGAACATGAGCCTAACAGAATCCAGCATTCCTCTTCTGAAAGAAGCCTATGCATATGGAGTTGTAGAGCACCCATTTCCCTTAAATATCTTCTTGGAGGATTGGAATCTAGGCCCTGAGTTCTATCAATCTGTGAAAATTGGCATTGTACAATAT ATGATACTGAAGATGATCTGTGCATTACTGGCAATAATTCTTGAATCTTTTGGGGTTTATGGAGAGGGGAAGTTTGAATGGAAATATGG GTATCCATACTTGGCACTAGTTCTTAACTTTAGTCAGACATGGGCCCTATATTGCCTTGTACAGTTCTATGCTGTTATTAAAGATAAGTTGAAACCCATCAAACCATTGGCAAAGTTTCTAACTTTTAAGTCAATTGTCTTCCTGACATGGTGGCAAAGTGTGGCTGttgcatttcttttttatatgggAGCTTTTAGGGGGTCATTGGCTCAGGAGTTGAAAACACGTATACAAGACTACATCATCTGTATAGAA ATGGGCGTGGCTGCTGTTGTGCACCTTTACGTCTTCCCGGCAGAACCTTACAAAAAGGGAGAGAGATGTGTCCGTAACGTAGCAGTGATGGACGACTATGCATCACTAGGATCGCCTCTGGACCCTGAGGAGGTTCAAGATAGTCAGCGCTCAACAAGAACGTGGCTGGGAGCACATAATAACGAGAGAGAGAAAAGGCCTATGAAATTTACCCAGAGTGTTTGTGACGTGGTTGTTGGAAGCGGTGAAATT ATTGTTGATGACATGAAGTTTACAGTTTCACATGTGGTAGAACCTGTTGAAAGGGGCATTGCAAAGATAAACAAAACCTTCCATCAGATATCAGAAAATGTGAAACGCCATGAGGAGCAGCGGACACGAAACACCAAGGATGATTGTGATCTTGTTCCCTTGAGATCACGAATGTCAGAATTTTCTGATGTTCATGATATTATGGGTGAAGGAAGTGTCAGTGATAGTGGCATGTCCAGTGGAAAGCGACACCATTTCCAATCCAAAGAAGCAAGCAACCACCAGAAGTAG
- the LOC100810074 gene encoding uncharacterized protein C57A10.07, with product MNNYPFGSQAPKSFPAYPRTEFDLESGTAIKRTRKPKNSPFHLLRMIKSFGNRFHHFFKLHPLMGLFLALSFLLTLVMILSLYGTQYGVQSGGYVKSDMGFDDYPFSKLQNLVMVAGHSIYTSSSCGKIEKEDSWFLESYQKNPGQAATFVTHIHEGIEVVARDDSALLLFSGGETRRDAGPRSEAQSYWAVADSKGWFGKEESVKWRALTEEHARDSFENLLFSVCRFRELTGTYPQNITVVSYDFKENRFAHLHRSAISFPESRFFYAGTPATSNAKAAALKGEELVRTQFQVDPYGCRGSLYHKKLKRDPFHRSIPYPNGCPEIEGLFRYCGPTPYPGALPWAQ from the exons ATGAACAATTACCCTTTTGGATCCCAAGCCCCCAAGTCCTTCCCCGCTTACCCAAGAACCGAATTCGACTTAGAATCAGGAACCGCCATAAAACGAACCCGAAAGCCGAAAAATTCGCCCTTTCACCTTCTCAGAATGATCAAATCATTTGGGAACCGTTTCCATCACTTCTTCAAGCTTCACCCTCTAATGGGTCTCTTCCTAGCCTTGTCCTTTTTGCTCACACTTGTCATGATTCTCTCCTTGTATGGAACCCAATATGGGGTGCAGAGTGGTGGTTATGTGAAATCTGACATGGGCTTTGATGATTACCCTTTTTCAAAGCTTCAGAACCTTGTGATGGTTGCTGGGCATTCCATTTACACTAGCAGTAGTTGTGGAAAAATTGAGAAGGAGGATTCTTGGTTTTTGGAGTCTTATCAGAAGAATCCTGGCCAAGCTGCCACTTTTGTGACACACATTCATGAAGGGATTGAGGTTGTGGCAAGGGATGACTCTGCTTTGCTGCTCTTCAGTGGGGGAGAGACTCGGAGAGACGCCGGACCCCGCAGTGAGGCACAGAGTTACTGGGCTGTTGCGGATTCCAAAGGGTGGTTTG GTAAGGAAGAAAGTGTGAAATGGAGAGCACTTACAGAGGAACATGCACGGGACAGCTTTGAAAACCTTCTATTTAGTGTTTGTCGTTTCCGGGAGCTTACTGGCACCTATCCCCAAAATATAACT GTTGTAAGTTATGATTTCAAGGAAAACAGATTTGCGCATCTACACCGATCTGCGATCAGCTTTCCAGAATCAAGGTTCTTCTATGCCGGCACTCCTGCTACATCAAATGCAAAAGCAGCTGCTCTAAAAGGCGAGGAATTGGTTAGAACTCAGTTCCAAGTAGATCCATATGGATGTCGAGGCTCACTTTATCACAAGAAACTAAAGCGTGACCCTTTTCATCGGTCAATTCCTTATCCCAATGGGTGTCCTGAAATTGAAGGCTTGTTCAGATATTGTGGACCAACTCCTTATCCTGGTGCACTACCGTGGGCACAGTAA